The genomic window GCGTACGGGCGCAAATGCGCCACGGAAAGGCAGGGTTGCGGCCCTCTTCGCGCCTTGGCGTCGCGGTGCGAGACCTTACGGTCGAGGCGTCCGAGCATGGGGCCGGCAGCGATTCGGAAACCGCCGCCCTGGGGCGGGCGAGGGCGCCGATCATCGACTATCCTGGACAGGGTGCGAAAGGACCTCCCCCGAATCTTCTCCCACGGAGAACTCTCGACGATGCCGCATTTCGCTTCCCCGCTTGCCGCGTTCGTCCTGTTCGCCCTCGCCGCTCCCGCCTCTGCCGTCGACTTCGCCTCGCAGGTGCAGCCGATTCTCGTCAAGCACTGCGCCCAGTGCCATGGCGAAGAAAAAGGGCTCGGCAAGCTGCGGCTTCACACGGCCGAGGCGATCGCCGCGTCGCCGCACGACGATTTGCTCGTTGCCGGAAAACCCGAGGCGAGCGAGTTGTTCGAGCGGATCACGCTTCCCGCCGACGACAAGAAGCGGATGCCCAAAGGCGCCGACCCGCTGCCGGCCGAGACGATTGAACTCTTGAAACAGTGGATCGCCGAGGGGGCGAAGTTCACGGGCGTCGACGTCCCCGCCCTGGCGCCCGCGGAGCCGGAGCCCCGGCAAACGGACGAACAAGCGGCCGCCGCCGCGGCCGAGGAAGCCAAGTTGGCCGCCGAGTTGGCCGCGGAACTCGCCGCGGTGCAGCCCGCCTCGGCCGAGGCGATCGCCGCGGTGACAGAAGCGGGGGGGACGGTGCTGCCGTTGTTCGCGGGGAGCCCGCTGTTGGACGTGAGCTTTGCGCAGGCCGGGTCGCCCCCAGGCGACGAAGCGATTGCCGCGCTCGCCGGGATCGCCGACCAAGTCGCGTCGCTCAACTTGGCCGGCGCCCAAGCGACCGCCGCGGGGCTGGCGCCGCTCGCGAAGCTGACGCACCTCGAGCGGCTCCACCTGGAACGGTCCAACATCGACGCCGCGGGGCTCGCTCACCTGGCGGGCAAGCGGCATCTTGCGTACCTCAACCTCTACGACGCCCCGCTCGGCGACGACGCCTTGCCGACGCTTGCTTCGCTCCCCCGGCTGCGGCGGTTGTTCTTGTGGAACACTCAGGTGTCGTACGACGGCGCCATGGGGCTGCGCGCAGGCAATCCGCAGTTAGCGGTCGACATGGGGTGGAACCACCCCCGCGTCGTCCGCGAACGGCTCGCCGGCGACGTCGAGCGGCTCAAGGCGACGGTCGCCGAAGCGACGACCCAGGTCGACGAGCTGCAGAAACGACTCGAAGCCGCCAAAACGGCTCGCGACGCCGCGGCCGAGCAGCTCGCAACGATCGAGGCCGAGATCGCGGCGCTCGACCAGCCGGCCCCGGGCGCGGAAGCGACTTCCGCCGCGGAGCCCGCCGAGACGCCGGCCGCGGAGTGATTCGCGGCGATCGCCGTCACGGCTGATCGCCGGTTGCGGCGACGACGGCGACGGGGTCGTGGCGCGACTCATGGAACGGCTCCATATGCACCAGCACGTCGGCGACCTGCGGCAATTGCCGTTGAATCGCCGCCTTCACCCGCCCTCCCAGGGCGTGGGCCTCGTCGAGCGACATCGTCGGCGCCGCCTGGACGTGGATCGCCGCGTGGTACTCCATGCCGGCGCGGCGAACCAGCAGCTTTTCGATCGCCAGCACGCCGGGCACGGCCGCGGCGACGGCGCGAATCTCGTCGAGGACGTCTCCCCGGGGGGCCGCGTCCATCAGGTCGACCAGCGCCGAGCGCAGGATCTTGGCGCCGTTGAAGGCGATGATGCACGTCGCCGCGAGCGCCGCCCAGTCGTCGGCCGGCTCCCAGCCGGGCCCGCCCCACAGCGCGAGCGAGATCCCCACGAACGCCGCCGCGGACGTGAGCGCGTCGCTCAGGTGATGCCACGCGTCGGCCGCGACCGCGTTGCTGCCGATCTCGACCCCCACGGCATGCACCCGCCGCGAGACGAGCCACTTGACCGCAATCACCGCGACCAGCACCAGCAACGTCCACGGCGCCGGGGCGTGATGCGGGGTGACGATCTCGCGGATCGCCTCGATCGCGATCCCGATCGCCGCCCCCAGCAGCATTAGCCCGACCACGGCCGTCGCCAGGGTCTCGGCCCGGCCGTAGCCGTAAGGGAAGTCGGCGGTCGCCTCGCGGCGGGCAATCTTCAGCCCGCTCATGACGACCAGCGAGGAGAACACGTCGGCGCCCGACTCGACCGCGTCGGCGATTAGGGCGTAGGAATTGCCGACCAGCCCGGCCAAGAGCTTGGCGAGGGCCAGCAGAGTATTGGTGAGCACCCCCGCCTGAGCGGCCCGGATCCCTTTGTCGGCGTTGTCGGACATCGCCGTATCATAACCGTCGTCATCCACGGCGTCGTGGCCGAGTGCGGAGCGTCTGTTGCCACGCCCGAAAGAACAAGGTTGACATCTACTGGCTGACCAGTAGAACGTGGGTTAATCTACTGCTCGCCCAGTAGGTCGTCGCAGCCAATCGCTCTCGCCGACGAGCCCCCTGACCTCCCATCGCCAACTCCTGATGCCCGACTTCCCCACCGACCGCGAACTGGAAGCCCTCAAAGTCCTCTGGGACCGCGGCGAGGCGACTGTACGCGACCTCTGCGACGCTCTCAACGAGCGCGGCGCCGATCTGGCGTACACGACCGTCCTCAGCCTGCTGCAAGTGATGGAGCAAAAAGGGCTCGTCGCCCATCGCCGCGACGGCAAGGCGTACGTCTACTCGCCGCTCGTCGAACGCGACCGCACGTTCCGCGAGCTCGCGGGGGGGTTCCTTGATCGCGTCTTCGACGGGGCGGTCGGCGAGTATCTCGTCCACGCCCTCGAGTCGCGCAAGTTGTCGGCGATCGAGTTGGACGAACTCGAAACGATGATCGCCGCCGCGAAAGTCCGCACGACCAAAGCCAAACGAAAACCCCGCGGCCGAAACAGCAAGTAGTTCTCACAATCTCCTCGTCCCTCGCTTCTCAGGCCTCCCATGCTCTCCTTCTGGTCCGCGCTGGTCGGTTGGGTCGTTGACGTTCAGGTCCTTGCCTGCGGGCTGCTTTCCGCGACGGTTCCGTTGGCCATGCTGCTGCGGCAGCCGGCGCGGCGGCTCGCCGTGCTGCGTCCGACGCTCGTCGGGTTGGCTGCGCTTGGCGTGTTGAGCGCCGTCCCCGGATGGTCGCTCATTCATCTGCGGACCGAGCCGCCGGCGCTTGCGGTCGTCGCGCTGCCGGCCCCGCCGCCAACGGCCGAGCTCGCCCCGCCGCCGGGTCCGCCGCTCGCGCTTCGCGCGAACTCGCCCCAGTTTGCACCGCCGGCGCAAGCCGCTATGACGGACTTGGCTCCGACTGCCCATTTCGGCGTTGCGCGCGATCGCCTCCCGGGTTGGGCGTCGCTCGTCGCCGGTGCGTTTGCGCTTGGTTCGCTCGGCGTGTTGTTGTGGCAGACGGCGGGCGGTTGGCAGACGCGATCGATCGTCCGCCGCGCTTCGCCGGCTCCGGCGGAGTTGATCAAGCTCTTGGAGTCAATGGTCGCCCCCGCTGTCGCTCCGCGGCTGCTGATCTCGCGCGAGATCGCCGTCGCGGCCGCCGTCGGCGTCCGGCGGCCCACGGTCCTCATTCCGAGAGCGATGTTGGGCGACGACGGCGAGGCGCCAACCGATCCGCGCGACCTCGCCGCGGTGCTTGCCCACGAATGGGCCCACGTTCACAACGGCGACCTCCGCACGCTGGCGGCGAGCCGCTGGTTGCTGGCCCTGGCGTGGCCGCAGCCGTTGTTCTGGTTGTTGCGGCGGTTGGTGCGGCTCGATCAGGAGACGCTCGCCGACGCCGCGGCCGCCGACCGCACGAGCCGAACCGACTACGCCGAACGACTGGTCGCCTGGGCACGTCGCGCGGCGACAGCCCCGGGTTCCCCGCGTCTGGCGGCGGCAGCCGGACTGTGGGAACGACCATCGCAACTTAAACGCCGCGTGTCGCTGTTGCTCGACGAACAATTCGCGGTCCTTCGCGAGTGCTCGCGGCGGTGGAGGTTGTCCTGGCGCGTGGCGGCGGCGATCGGTGCGATCGGGTTGTCGACGATGACTCTGGAACCAGGCGCCGCTGAAAACGCCGTTTACCAAGTGGGACGAAACGACGCAGACGCCTCCAACTCGACGGCGGACCTCGGGGCTTCGTCCCTTTCGCCCTCGCCGTACATGGGAGTCGGGATCGCCGAGCGGGACGACGCGTCGGTTTCCGGCGGAAGCGTTCAAGAAGCTGGCGAGATGAACTCGACAGACGACGTTCAAGAGGTTCCGACGTCGACCGCCGAACTCGCCGATCCGCTCCAAGCGGTTGCCAGCGACTTCTATCACGCGAGTCGCCGCGAACCGAACGTCGTCGCGGGGCTGTGCATCGACGACGCGGGACGACCGGTCGCGGGCGTGGAGGTTTCGCTTTACCTGTACTCGGCAACCGTCGGGGGCGTCGACGAGGGGCCGTCGCAACGAATCGCCGCTGCAACGACCGGCGCCGACGGGCGGTATCGGTTCGAGCGGG from Pirellulales bacterium includes these protein-coding regions:
- a CDS encoding cation transporter is translated as MSDNADKGIRAAQAGVLTNTLLALAKLLAGLVGNSYALIADAVESGADVFSSLVVMSGLKIARREATADFPYGYGRAETLATAVVGLMLLGAAIGIAIEAIREIVTPHHAPAPWTLLVLVAVIAVKWLVSRRVHAVGVEIGSNAVAADAWHHLSDALTSAAAFVGISLALWGGPGWEPADDWAALAATCIIAFNGAKILRSALVDLMDAAPRGDVLDEIRAVAAAVPGVLAIEKLLVRRAGMEYHAAIHVQAAPTMSLDEAHALGGRVKAAIQRQLPQVADVLVHMEPFHESRHDPVAVVAATGDQP
- a CDS encoding BlaI/MecI/CopY family transcriptional regulator translates to MPDFPTDRELEALKVLWDRGEATVRDLCDALNERGADLAYTTVLSLLQVMEQKGLVAHRRDGKAYVYSPLVERDRTFRELAGGFLDRVFDGAVGEYLVHALESRKLSAIELDELETMIAAAKVRTTKAKRKPRGRNSK